A DNA window from Aquificaceae bacterium contains the following coding sequences:
- a CDS encoding UbiA-like polyprenyltransferase: protein MKGAGKYLELVKFEHTIFALPFALSSVILLYEETPSLWKLFWVILAFISARTAGMALNRLIDLPIDRLNPRTSQWVHAKGEVSEENIKRLIFLSIGLFLFSAFMINIYAFLLSPLVLFFLWLYPYAKRITYYPHLVLGAVYFLIPLAIDVSFNERISLNAIILGVAMAFWVAGFDILYALQDYEFDKTHGLKSIPVRFGIENSLWIARFFHLITFFALLGLFFRIDFLGLLYLFGLFGIALFLYYEHSLVKPHDLSKINKAFFTVNGYVSVIFFIVVLLDRLL from the coding sequence ATGAAAGGTGCAGGAAAATACCTTGAGCTTGTCAAGTTTGAACACACCATCTTTGCCCTGCCCTTTGCCCTCTCAAGCGTGATTTTATTGTATGAGGAGACACCATCCCTGTGGAAGCTTTTTTGGGTTATTCTCGCCTTTATTAGTGCAAGGACCGCAGGTATGGCACTAAACAGGTTAATAGACCTACCCATAGATAGACTAAATCCAAGGACAAGCCAATGGGTTCACGCAAAGGGAGAGGTGTCAGAGGAAAATATAAAAAGGCTCATTTTCTTATCTATTGGACTTTTCCTGTTTTCTGCTTTTATGATAAACATATACGCCTTCTTGCTCTCTCCCTTAGTGCTTTTTTTTCTTTGGCTCTATCCTTATGCCAAGAGAATAACCTACTATCCTCACTTAGTTCTTGGTGCGGTTTATTTCCTTATACCCTTGGCTATAGATGTGTCCTTTAATGAGCGCATATCCCTTAACGCCATAATTCTTGGTGTTGCTATGGCTTTTTGGGTTGCAGGCTTTGATATACTCTATGCACTCCAAGACTATGAGTTTGACAAAACACATGGTCTTAAGTCTATTCCAGTAAGATTTGGCATAGAAAATTCTCTTTGGATAGCAAGGTTTTTTCACCTTATAACCTTCTTTGCACTCTTAGGGTTGTTTTTTAGGATAGATTTTCTTGGTCTCTTGTATCTTTTTGGTCTCTTCGGTATTGCACTGTTCCTATATTATGAGCATAGCCTCGTAAAGCCCCATGACCTTTCAAAGATAAATAAAGCCTTCTTTACAGTAAATGGATACGTGAGCGTGATTTTCTTTATAGTCGTCCTCTTAGACAGATTGCTCTAA
- a CDS encoding YebC/PmpR family DNA-binding transcriptional regulator, which yields MAGHSHWAQIKHKKAKIDAQRGKIFTKIIREITVAVREGGPNPDTNPRLRTAIENAKRVNMPAETIERAIKKGTGELGGENYEEVLYEGYAPGGVALMIITQTDNRNRTTSEVRHVLSKHGGNLGSSGCVSFLFDRVGIIEVPKEGISEEEIYEKAIEAGVEDVEIGEVAYTLYTKPEELYSVKEALESGGLRIDRAEIAYKPNTLVQVQDPETAKKIIKLIEALEDLDDVKEVIANFDIPKDIMEQLV from the coding sequence ATGGCAGGGCACAGTCATTGGGCTCAGATAAAGCACAAAAAGGCAAAGATTGATGCACAAAGGGGCAAAATATTTACAAAGATAATACGAGAGATAACCGTTGCGGTTAGAGAAGGTGGACCAAACCCAGATACAAACCCAAGACTAAGAACCGCCATAGAAAATGCCAAAAGGGTAAACATGCCTGCGGAAACCATAGAAAGAGCCATAAAGAAGGGAACTGGTGAGCTTGGGGGAGAAAACTACGAAGAAGTGCTATATGAAGGCTATGCACCAGGTGGTGTAGCCCTTATGATAATTACTCAAACAGACAATAGAAACAGAACCACTTCAGAGGTAAGGCATGTGCTTTCAAAACATGGTGGAAACCTCGGGTCCTCTGGATGTGTGTCTTTCCTCTTTGATAGGGTCGGCATCATTGAAGTGCCAAAGGAAGGCATAAGCGAAGAGGAGATATACGAAAAAGCTATAGAGGCTGGCGTGGAGGATGTGGAGATAGGAGAGGTTGCATACACATTGTATACAAAACCTGAAGAACTCTACAGCGTAAAGGAAGCTTTAGAATCTGGTGGGCTACGTATAGATAGGGCGGAGATAGCTTACAAACCTAACACCTTAGTTCAAGTGCAAGACCCAGAGACCGCAAAAAAGATAATAAAACTCATTGAAGCCTTAGAAGACCTTGATGACGTCAAAGAAGTTATAGCCAATTTTGATATACCCAAGGATATTATGGAACAGTTAGTTTAG
- the acpP gene encoding acyl carrier protein, with protein MDLEQRIKEIIADQLGVEVDKLNPEARFVEDLGADSLDVVELVMAFEEEFGIEIPDEDAEKIRTVGDVIAYLKERVKG; from the coding sequence ATGGACCTGGAGCAAAGGATAAAGGAGATAATTGCAGACCAGCTTGGTGTTGAAGTGGATAAGTTAAACCCCGAAGCGAGATTCGTGGAAGACCTTGGAGCAGACTCTCTGGACGTGGTTGAGCTTGTAATGGCTTTTGAAGAGGAGTTTGGTATTGAAATACCTGACGAAGATGCAGAAAAAATAAGAACAGTAGGCGATGTTATAGCCTATCTCAAGGAGAGAGTAAAGGGCTGA
- the fabF gene encoding beta-ketoacyl-ACP synthase II: protein MRRVVITGLGAVTPIGTGVQKFWENLIAGVSGVDIIKRFDPIEAGLPVHIAAEVKDFEPERYFDKKEAQKVSDFIKFAVAASEEAIKDSGLLESKYDPYRVGVIIGTGIGGLRDIEEQHKVLMEKGPRRVSPFFIPYGISNMASGLVAIRFGFKGPNYCVVSACATGNHAIGDAMRLIQKGDIDVAIAGGCESAITPLGVAGFAVMRALSTRNHEPQKASRPFDKDRDGFVMGEGAGILVLEEYEHAKARGAKIYAELVGYGATDDAYHITAPCADGEGAYMCMKLALEDAGIRPEEVDYINAHGTSTPLNDRSETLAIKRLFGEHAYRLKISSNKSMIGHLLGAAGAVEAVATVKTIETGIIPPTINLENPDPECDLDYVPNKAIKYPVRYALSNSFGFGGTNACLVFKKP, encoded by the coding sequence ATGCGTCGTGTTGTGATAACCGGTCTTGGGGCTGTAACCCCCATAGGAACCGGAGTGCAAAAGTTCTGGGAGAACCTTATAGCAGGTGTTAGTGGAGTAGACATAATAAAAAGGTTTGACCCCATTGAGGCAGGACTTCCTGTCCACATCGCAGCAGAGGTAAAGGACTTTGAACCAGAAAGGTATTTTGATAAAAAGGAAGCTCAAAAGGTTTCGGACTTTATCAAGTTTGCGGTCGCAGCTTCTGAAGAGGCAATAAAGGATAGTGGTCTTTTAGAGAGCAAGTATGACCCCTACAGAGTAGGAGTTATAATAGGCACGGGCATAGGTGGGCTAAGGGACATAGAAGAACAGCATAAGGTCCTTATGGAAAAGGGTCCCAGAAGGGTCTCTCCCTTCTTTATACCCTACGGTATTTCCAATATGGCAAGCGGGCTTGTTGCCATAAGGTTTGGTTTTAAGGGACCCAACTATTGTGTGGTGTCTGCTTGTGCCACTGGAAACCACGCCATAGGCGATGCCATGAGGCTCATACAGAAGGGAGACATTGACGTGGCTATAGCGGGTGGGTGCGAAAGTGCCATAACTCCTCTTGGTGTTGCAGGCTTTGCGGTTATGAGGGCACTCTCTACAAGAAACCATGAACCACAAAAGGCTTCAAGACCCTTCGATAAAGACAGGGATGGCTTTGTAATGGGAGAGGGTGCTGGGATTTTGGTGCTTGAGGAATATGAGCATGCCAAGGCAAGGGGTGCAAAGATATACGCAGAGCTCGTGGGTTATGGTGCCACAGATGATGCCTACCACATAACTGCTCCCTGCGCGGATGGTGAGGGTGCATATATGTGTATGAAGCTCGCTTTGGAAGATGCAGGCATAAGACCAGAGGAAGTGGACTACATAAACGCTCATGGAACATCTACACCTCTAAACGATAGGTCTGAAACCCTTGCAATAAAGAGGCTCTTTGGAGAGCATGCCTATAGGCTTAAGATAAGCTCCAACAAGTCTATGATAGGACATCTTTTGGGTGCTGCGGGTGCAGTGGAAGCGGTGGCGACGGTGAAAACTATAGAAACGGGCATAATACCTCCTACCATAAACCTTGAAAACCCAGACCCCGAGTGCGACCTTGATTATGTGCCAAACAAGGCAATAAAGTATCCTGTTAGGTATGCCTTGTCCAACTCCTTCGGCTTTGGTGGAACAAATGCCTGCCTTGTCTTCAAAAAGCCTTGA
- the rnc gene encoding ribonuclease III — translation MPALSSKSLEELQQRLGYSFNNPELLIQALTHKSYAGEHGLKSYETLEFLGDSLINFFVVDILLSEFPSASEGELAMMKSYFVSEEYLHELAEELSLDMYILYGGKGKRGYVSSSLMADAFEALWAAVYIDCGRSTDFVKALFSKLYKERLVSAVKNKDYKRDYKTLLQEETQKRWKERPTYRVVSVEGPHHNRIFEVECNIREFRATAKGRSKKSAQQLAAKKVLELILSSES, via the coding sequence ATGCCTGCCTTGTCTTCAAAAAGCCTTGAAGAGCTTCAACAGAGGCTTGGCTATAGCTTCAACAACCCAGAACTTCTCATACAAGCTCTCACTCACAAATCTTACGCAGGAGAGCATGGTCTAAAAAGCTATGAGACCCTTGAGTTTCTTGGAGACTCCCTTATAAACTTCTTCGTGGTGGACATCCTGCTTTCTGAGTTTCCCTCCGCTTCTGAGGGTGAGCTTGCCATGATGAAATCCTACTTTGTAAGCGAAGAATACCTGCATGAGCTGGCTGAGGAGCTTTCCCTTGATATGTATATACTCTACGGTGGGAAAGGAAAAAGGGGCTATGTGAGCTCTTCCCTTATGGCAGATGCCTTTGAAGCCTTGTGGGCTGCGGTGTATATAGACTGTGGAAGGTCTACGGATTTTGTGAAGGCTCTTTTTAGCAAGCTATACAAAGAGAGACTCGTGTCTGCGGTTAAAAACAAGGACTATAAAAGAGACTACAAAACCCTTCTCCAAGAAGAGACTCAGAAAAGATGGAAAGAAAGACCTACTTACCGTGTGGTAAGCGTGGAAGGACCCCATCACAACAGGATTTTTGAGGTGGAATGCAATATAAGGGAGTTTAGGGCTACCGCAAAGGGTAGAAGCAAAAAGTCCGCACAACAACTTGCTGCTAAAAAAGTCCTTGAGCTTATCCTATCTTCTGAAAGCTAA
- a CDS encoding toprim domain-containing protein — MLEGWLKKLREVSQNSAVLVEGKRDRQALQKFGVKNIFTLEGKRLTDLPDLLEGFEKVVLLFDLDKHGERINSKVKEILIKQGYILIEDFREELRTKGIIYVEDIDGKGRTSKHTDGAGQTNKAQHTDVGGHSQRDKS, encoded by the coding sequence ATGCTTGAGGGCTGGTTGAAAAAACTAAGAGAAGTGTCTCAGAACTCTGCAGTCCTCGTGGAAGGCAAAAGGGACAGGCAAGCCTTACAAAAGTTTGGAGTAAAAAACATCTTCACCCTTGAGGGTAAAAGGCTTACAGACCTTCCAGACCTTCTTGAGGGTTTTGAGAAGGTAGTGCTTCTTTTTGACCTTGACAAGCACGGCGAAAGGATAAACTCAAAGGTTAAAGAAATCTTAATCAAACAGGGCTATATTTTAATAGAAGACTTTAGAGAAGAGTTAAGGACTAAGGGAATAATTTACGTGGAGGACATAGATGGAAAAGGTAGGACTTCTAAGCACACTGATGGTGCAGGACAGACTAATAAGGCTCAACATACAGATGTTGGAGGGCATTCTCAAAGAGATAAAAGCTGA